TAGGTTTCCAGTTtctctggaggtcagaagtggTAACAAATTCCCATCACACCCANAGCTTTAAGGTTGAGCATTTTTATAGGAAACTCTTGGGTACAGTGTATCTCAGCCCCTTCATTTTCCCACTTGAAATACTTACAGATATTTAGTACCTTGCAGAAGGGACCCAAATCTAACCTTAGTGCTGACACTGTGTGCAGCAGATGCAGGTGGTCTGTGCAAATCTTTAAAGCAAGTGTGCTGTCACTGTGTACTGTCCCATGAGGCCAGATGTGAAGTCTTTCAGATGAGGGAATCCACTCGAGCATGCTCAGTCTGTGTATCCCACTGCATGGCTCCCCAGGCAAGCTCAGGCATTCCTGTAGGTTGGATGCTATAGGGAATGCTATAGGGAACGCAGCATccaaagggagaagggagactcTTGGGAAAGATGCAGACATCACAACCCACATAATTCTCAGGGTAAAGAGTGTTTGCTCTGACCTCACATCCCTGTGCTCTTCATGGTGTTCCCACGGGAAGTGATGGCACTGAACTCGAGTGGCGGCATTTTATCAAGTGCCTTTGTCTATGGTGTCTCGACTCTACCTTAAACACTGACATTTAAGGACTAAGGATGGTAGGCATCCAGGATGTACCAAGTGTTCATAGTAGAATGGAAAACTTTGGATGTCTGTAAAATTATATCCTGACAGGTGTGTAGTATAAAGTTAAAGACTGGGTAagcttttatctttaaaaaaaatgctgttttccATATGCACTTGACTTCTTTCACAGCGAGGAGGGAGCTGCACTGCGTGATGCTCTGAAAGAGCATTTAGAACAGGAGCCTACAGATGAAAATGACAGACCACAAAAGAAGCAGCAGAATGCACAgttttttaaagtgtttcctGACTTGAAGAAGAAACTTGAGTCCAATATCAAGGAGCTCCAAAAACTGGCTAAAAAACTTGACCAGGTGCACAAGGACTGCACCATCTCCAATGTGGTGTCCACCTGTGCTAGTATTGCCTCAGGAGTCCTGGCCCTCCTTGGTTTGGTTCTGTCACCCATTACAGCAGGGGCTAGTTTGGTAGCATCCTCTGCTGTTCTGGGAGGGACAGCAACTGTGAGTAGTTTAACTACCACCGTTGTGGAAGAATCAATGAGACTGTCATATGAATATGAAGCCAGTGGCCTGATTGGAGCCAGCATGGATGTTCTTGATGAGATCGTAAAGATCATGCCTAAGATCACAGACAAGCTTTGTAGTACACTTGAGGATTTAGCAGAAACCTTTAAAACCCTCAAGGGTCAAATCGAAAAAATCAGGAGCGCCAGGTCCATCTCTCGTCCGGGAGCACAGGCTAGGAACGTCACATCTACTGGAAGAAGCTCTGGGCAGGTTGTCCGCCAGATGGTCAGAGGAGGGTTTACAATTTTTTCCCTTGGGTGGGATGTGTATAACCTTGTGAACCAATCAAAAGATCTGTATGGTGGGGCAAAAACAGTGTCAGGTGGAGCCCTGCGGGACCTGGCTCACATGCTGGAGGAGAATCTTCAGAAGTTTGAGCAGAAGTACAATGATCTGAAGTCAGACCCGACTCAGTGACGCCCTCCTCTAAGCAGCTAAGAGCTCAGGGGAGTTGATGCTTACAGGGGTGGGGAccttttttttcaaacattaatgtaagaaatatttattttctagaagTTCACTTAAAGGATGCTAGGAAGGGAGAAGGTAAAGTGTCTTCCATGAAATCTGGTTTAAGGGCAGAGCAGCCTAAAGAAATGGTGGCTGGAGTGTACCAAAGGGACACCAGGACTGGAGATGGCAGCCCAGGcctgcacagagacacacacccaTGCAACAACAGGCTGTAACACGGGAAACAGCCTGAGGTCAAGTCCATGGAAGAGANTGTCGAGGAGTTTGANTTTCTCTGGCTGAGCAGANCGAGNTCANTGTAGANNGNCAGAGATCCCAGGAGAAGAGGAAACTGGAGGCTAAAAGGGGATCAGACTTCCGGCAGAGTGGAGACTGCAGACAAGTCAGCATCCATCACTCTAATAACGCCCTGCTGAGTCTGAGCATCTGTGGTATCTCCTCAAGGTCTTGTGCTGGACTTGCTAATGCTTAACTGTCTGAGAAATAGTTTTGCTTTAGGGAGTTTGCTTTGCTgtacatttttcatatatttttttggtgggtaggggagcagattCAAATTAGGAAAGCAGAAAGTactttttatagatttttttgtaTTGATTATGGCTTTATCATGTAGCTGGCGTGGAATTTCTAGGTGGATCAGAAACTTGTAATGGtcttcctaagtgttgggatttgCATGCCTGTAACACAGTACTGATATATCATTGATTTGTGCTAAACAACATCTATTGATGTTGACAAGCGCTTAGTGTGCCATATATTTGCAATCATATACTATGCTACCTTTCAGATAGACTTTTACCTAGCAATATGCATGTgagtactaaaaataaataaataaaaagtgtggATCAGCGTGACCTAGAGTGTGGGGAATGGGTGTGTAACATGGTGGGTGTGGTCAGGGAGGGCTGTACAGGACAAGCAATGAGAATTCAGGAAGCCTGGGGAGCAGAAGATGGGAGAGAGCCAGAGTGAGAGTCAAGGCAGATTACATAAGGTGTCCTACGCTGTATGGAATGCAGATGAAGTCAACACGTTTGTGACAGGAGTCTGGGCATATGGCTCTCATCTCCTTCCCAATCTGCGGAGGCTTGCTGACCAAGCTGGTGTCTCAGATCAATGGGCTCTTGTCCTCTAATGTTCTACAGGCTTGTGTTCAGTAAATATTAATTGGCTGGTCTTGAAAAAATGGAGTAAACACAGTCACTTGCAGCCTCTGGACCACCGGTATTGGCAGAGTCCTGAGCACTGAGGTGGCAACCATTTGCC
The sequence above is drawn from the Mus pahari unplaced genomic scaffold, PAHARI_EIJ_v1.1 scaffold_8170_1, whole genome shotgun sequence genome and encodes:
- the LOC110315842 gene encoding apolipoprotein L3-like, producing the protein MEICAADEWIHTAKDSRDTSNIQTWLQEDSLVSWGPCLPDMFIPSMVLEEKGYSLTDGIVERRIVENLFDKITEKLRTDLRSLITEDGDWSGFVKAAGFSSEEGAALRDALKEHLEQEPTDENDRPQKKQQNAQFFKVFPDLKKKLESNIKELQKLAKKLDQVHKDCTISNVVSTCASIASGVLALLGLVLSPITAGASLVASSAVLGGTATVSSLTTTVVEESMRLSYEYEASGLIGASMDVLDEIVKIMPKITDKLCSTLEDLAETFKTLKGQIEKIRSARSISRPGAQARNVTSTGRSSGQVVRQMVRGGFTIFSLGWDVYNLVNQSKDLYGGAKTVSGGALRDLAHMLEENLQKFEQKYNDLKSDPTQ